The Chitinophagales bacterium genome has a window encoding:
- a CDS encoding DUF1573 domain-containing protein, which translates to MKKFMPFLMLVLLATACNDDTTQKQDATGKDLLSTELVNNPHSADGLDTAAQNALPTMDFTDTLHDFGTLNEGEKAVYDFAFTNNGKTPLIISDAKGSCGCTVAEFPRDPIAPGASGKIQVVFNSIDKSGHQEKSVSVTTNTARSVHMLYFKGDVKADPNKTY; encoded by the coding sequence ATGAAAAAGTTCATGCCTTTTTTGATGCTGGTTTTATTAGCAACAGCTTGTAACGATGATACAACGCAAAAGCAGGATGCGACAGGTAAAGACCTTTTGTCTACTGAGCTGGTGAACAATCCTCACTCTGCCGACGGATTGGACACAGCAGCGCAGAATGCATTGCCGACCATGGATTTTACAGATACTCTGCATGACTTTGGCACCCTGAATGAAGGAGAGAAAGCAGTATATGATTTTGCCTTTACCAACAATGGTAAAACGCCGCTGATCATAAGCGACGCAAAAGGCTCTTGTGGATGCACGGTAGCAGAGTTTCCGCGCGACCCGATCGCGCCTGGAGCTTCAGGTAAGATACAAGTGGTATTTAACTCTATAGATAAGTCAGGCCACCAGGAAAAATCAGTATCTGTCACCACCAATACAGCACGCAGCGTGCATATGCTGTACTTTAAAGGTGATGTGAAGGCTGATCCGAATAAAACGTATTAA
- a CDS encoding NRDE family protein — MSTVTYLPYKDKIFITVNRDDRPSKSGAIAPTVKKVESGKILYPQSDKSGGTWIGIHNNGNSMVLLNGAFAPHIRKDKYRRNRGLVFLDIFDSDNPVKKFNEIDLHDIEPFTLVVWLKQNGTLWEMRWDEYEKFVTSLPADMPNMWSSVTLFDEAMIARRRKRFDEWRLSQKKITGEAIRWFHEHGGEGFERMNLNLNKGATHTLSITGIEISEDRSVMYYHDLVTGEQTINGWLFADEKSDK; from the coding sequence ATGTCAACAGTTACATACTTGCCATATAAAGACAAAATATTCATTACAGTGAACAGGGACGACAGACCCTCAAAGTCAGGCGCCATTGCCCCTACTGTGAAGAAGGTAGAGTCCGGCAAAATATTATACCCGCAAAGCGATAAGAGTGGCGGTACCTGGATAGGTATACACAACAACGGTAACTCAATGGTACTGTTGAACGGCGCATTTGCACCGCACATACGCAAAGACAAATACAGGAGGAACAGGGGACTCGTATTCCTGGACATTTTTGACTCTGACAATCCCGTAAAAAAATTCAATGAAATAGACCTGCATGATATTGAGCCCTTTACCCTTGTGGTATGGCTGAAACAAAACGGCACACTATGGGAAATGAGGTGGGATGAATATGAAAAGTTCGTTACCTCGTTGCCGGCAGACATGCCCAATATGTGGTCGTCGGTAACACTGTTTGACGAGGCTATGATAGCCCGCCGCCGCAAACGGTTCGACGAATGGCGCCTGTCTCAGAAAAAGATAACCGGCGAAGCTATACGCTGGTTTCACGAGCACGGAGGCGAAGGTTTTGAACGTATGAACCTGAACCTGAACAAAGGGGCTACTCATACCCTCAGCATCACGGGCATTGAAATATCAGAAGACCGCTCTGTGATGTATTATCACGACCTGGTGACAGGAGAACAAACCATAAACGGGTGGTTGTTTGCCGACGAAAAATCTGACAAATAA
- a CDS encoding pyruvate dehydrogenase complex E1 component subunit beta, which yields MRTIAFRQALREALQEEMRRDETVFLMGEEVAQYNGAYKVSQGMLDEFGPRRVIDTPIAELGFASIGVGAAMNGVRPVVEFMTWNFAVLALDQILNHAAKMRSMSGGQFGCPIVFRGPNASAGQLGAQHSQAFESWYANIPGIKVISVSNPYDAKGLLKSAIRDENPVVFMESEVMYGDEGEVPEEEYLIPIGKADIKRSGTDVTIVSFNKMMKVALGAAEELAKEGIDAEVIDLRTIRPLDWATIIESVKKTNRLVIVEEQWPFGSVSSEIAYRVQKDAFDYLDAPVKRITAADTNMHYAGNLVAAALPDVARTVKLIKDVMYLRK from the coding sequence ATGCGTACAATAGCATTTCGCCAGGCATTAAGAGAGGCTCTGCAGGAAGAGATGAGAAGGGACGAGACCGTATTCCTGATGGGGGAGGAGGTAGCACAATATAATGGCGCTTATAAGGTAAGCCAGGGTATGTTGGACGAGTTTGGCCCGAGGCGTGTCATTGATACACCCATCGCCGAGCTGGGCTTTGCTTCCATAGGTGTGGGAGCAGCTATGAACGGCGTGCGCCCGGTAGTTGAATTCATGACGTGGAACTTTGCCGTACTGGCACTGGACCAGATACTGAACCACGCAGCCAAGATGCGCTCTATGAGTGGCGGACAGTTTGGATGCCCTATCGTGTTCAGGGGGCCCAATGCATCGGCAGGTCAGCTGGGTGCGCAGCACTCACAGGCGTTTGAAAGCTGGTATGCCAATATCCCCGGTATCAAAGTAATATCCGTTTCTAATCCGTATGATGCAAAGGGCTTGCTCAAGTCTGCCATCAGGGATGAGAACCCCGTAGTGTTCATGGAAAGCGAGGTAATGTATGGAGACGAGGGAGAAGTGCCGGAAGAAGAGTACCTGATACCTATAGGTAAGGCCGACATCAAACGTTCCGGTACCGATGTTACCATTGTATCTTTTAACAAGATGATGAAGGTGGCGCTGGGCGCTGCTGAAGAGCTGGCCAAAGAGGGAATAGACGCTGAGGTAATAGACCTGCGTACTATACGCCCGCTGGATTGGGCAACCATCATTGAGTCGGTAAAGAAAACAAACAGGTTGGTGATAGTAGAAGAGCAATGGCCGTTCGGCAGTGTGTCATCTGAAATAGCATACAGGGTGCAGAAAGATGCTTTTGATTACCTGGACGCCCCGGTGAAACGCATTACGGCAGCTGATACCAACATGCACTATGCAGGCAACCTGGTAGCAGCCGCACTGCCTGATGTGGCCCGCACGGTAAAGCTGATAAAAGACGTAATGTACCTGCGTAAATAA
- a CDS encoding acetyl-CoA carboxylase biotin carboxyl carrier protein subunit, giving the protein MLQISVNDKEAYSVVNEGGEWLLDGTKVDCDIQLQPNGLISILYNNKSYTATVEGIDVKAKQLTLRIDGRLQRVAVSEPMDQLLASMGMDLKAMQKAEPVKAPMPGMILKIMVEPGQQIAKGDGLLILEAMKMENVLKAGADAKVKAINVQEKTAVEKGAILIELE; this is encoded by the coding sequence ATGCTGCAGATATCTGTAAACGATAAAGAAGCCTATTCGGTAGTAAATGAAGGCGGCGAATGGCTGCTGGATGGTACAAAAGTGGATTGTGATATTCAGTTGCAACCCAATGGGCTCATCAGCATATTATATAATAACAAAAGTTATACAGCTACTGTTGAGGGTATTGATGTCAAAGCCAAGCAACTAACGCTCAGGATAGACGGTCGTCTGCAGCGGGTAGCTGTCAGTGAGCCGATGGACCAGTTGCTGGCCAGTATGGGTATGGACCTGAAAGCCATGCAGAAGGCAGAGCCTGTAAAGGCACCTATGCCGGGTATGATCCTGAAAATAATGGTAGAACCCGGGCAGCAGATAGCCAAAGGCGATGGGTTGCTGATTCTTGAGGCCATGAAGATGGAGAATGTGCTGAAGGCTGGTGCCGATGCTAAAGTAAAAGCCATCAATGTACAGGAAAAAACAGCTGTCGAAAAGGGAGCAATATTAATAGAACTGGAATAG
- a CDS encoding dephospho-CoA kinase: protein MLKVGITGGIGAGKSVVCRVFHTLGIPVFDADHAAKMLMDTDPTLIAGITKLLGPGVYTSGKVNREQLAAAVFKDKSLLQQLNALVHPATIDYGKKWMQQQNAPYTIKEAAIFFESGSYKDMDVMVGVTAPEELRISRAMQRSGMTREKVQERIASQMNDAEKMAMCDHVIINDDKQAIIPQVMQLHSQLLDRAKLR, encoded by the coding sequence ATGCTGAAAGTAGGAATTACAGGAGGCATAGGGGCCGGTAAGTCAGTTGTATGCCGGGTGTTTCATACACTCGGCATACCTGTATTTGATGCTGACCATGCTGCAAAAATGCTCATGGACACAGACCCCACACTGATAGCGGGTATTACTAAGTTGCTTGGCCCCGGTGTATATACGTCGGGCAAGGTGAACAGGGAGCAACTGGCAGCGGCTGTGTTTAAAGACAAAAGCCTGTTGCAACAACTCAACGCGCTGGTGCATCCCGCAACCATAGACTACGGTAAGAAATGGATGCAGCAGCAAAACGCGCCTTATACCATAAAAGAAGCAGCCATATTTTTTGAAAGCGGCAGCTACAAGGATATGGATGTGATGGTAGGTGTTACTGCACCTGAAGAACTTCGAATATCAAGGGCGATGCAACGTTCGGGTATGACCCGTGAAAAAGTGCAGGAACGTATTGCCAGCCAGATGAATGACGCAGAAAAAATGGCCATGTGTGATCATGTAATTATCAATGATGATAAGCAGGCCATCATACCTCAGGTAATGCAGTTGCATAGCCAACTACTTGACAGGGCAAAACTGCGCTAA
- a CDS encoding DUF4476 domain-containing protein, whose amino-acid sequence MKQALHTILFVLLCTVLPGGLLANGFSYVYIQGDKTLPFYVKLEDQMLPRYGKNYNLIPQLAPGVINIQVLFQQNAYPAQKFSIVVPESGFRGFLLMKKGDAFTLYDIHQQFYLHAGNKPEDDKAPVANTAEAYVYKPRIESTPAPVANSTVARQSSGPRFMTNVELNNERTIQQEPAREVRESRRNEPQEEVSYSETGYGRQDEYTSPEPEGNSMAVTNSDCPEPVSEGDFEDLYKKVQDKNEKTKLKYLLSKMDGCYTSNQARILTEALSNDPEKYTFLKRVYPRITDQYNFPAHENLLSTEEWKSYFRLIISK is encoded by the coding sequence GTGAAGCAGGCCCTTCATACCATACTGTTTGTTTTGTTGTGTACGGTATTGCCCGGTGGGCTGCTGGCCAATGGTTTTTCCTATGTATATATACAGGGAGACAAGACACTGCCTTTCTATGTGAAACTGGAGGACCAGATGCTGCCCCGTTATGGAAAAAACTATAACCTGATACCACAACTGGCACCCGGTGTTATTAATATACAGGTACTGTTTCAGCAAAATGCTTACCCGGCACAAAAGTTCTCTATTGTAGTCCCGGAGAGTGGTTTCAGGGGGTTTCTGCTCATGAAGAAAGGTGATGCGTTTACCTTATATGATATTCACCAGCAGTTTTACCTGCATGCAGGTAATAAGCCCGAAGATGATAAAGCTCCCGTTGCCAATACAGCAGAAGCCTATGTATACAAACCCCGGATTGAAAGTACGCCTGCTCCGGTTGCAAATAGCACGGTAGCCAGGCAAAGCTCAGGGCCCAGGTTCATGACGAATGTAGAGCTGAACAACGAACGCACCATACAGCAGGAGCCTGCGCGTGAGGTACGCGAAAGCAGGAGGAATGAACCACAGGAAGAGGTCAGTTATTCTGAAACAGGTTATGGCAGGCAGGATGAATATACCTCGCCGGAACCGGAGGGGAATAGCATGGCAGTTACGAACAGCGACTGCCCCGAACCCGTAAGCGAAGGGGATTTTGAAGACCTGTATAAAAAAGTGCAGGACAAAAACGAAAAAACGAAACTGAAATACCTTCTGTCGAAAATGGATGGCTGTTATACCAGCAACCAGGCACGGATATTGACAGAAGCATTAAGTAATGACCCGGAAAAATACACGTTCCTGAAAAGGGTATACCCCCGTATCACGGACCAGTATAATTTTCCTGCTCATGAAAATCTGCTGTCTACCGAAGAATGGAAGAGTTATTTCAGGCTGATCATATCAAAATAA
- a CDS encoding acyl transferase produces the protein MKYLSSINGQNFEDIALELFRYQYARNDIYRRFTDALHIIPGNVHHITGIPFLPVSFYKTHKVVIGDINDDTLVFSSSTTTSDIPGRHYVQDKTLYDESLFTGFAQQYGDVKDYAILALLPSYLQRGGASLVYMAERLMQASGHRLNGFYLDEYEKLAAVLAELEAGGQPTLLLGVTFALLDFAEAHPMQLKHTIVMETGGMKGRRREMTRGEVHDVLKEKLGVKQVHSEYGMTELLSQAYATHDGLFRPSATMRVLVRDMNDPLDVSTSGSGCINVIDLANVHSCAFIATDDMGRIYADGSFEVLGRADHSALRGCNLMVV, from the coding sequence ATTAAATATCTCAGCAGTATAAACGGGCAGAATTTTGAGGATATTGCCCTGGAGCTGTTCCGCTACCAGTATGCCCGTAACGATATCTACCGCCGTTTTACCGATGCTTTGCATATCATTCCCGGCAATGTACATCATATCACCGGTATACCTTTTTTACCGGTAAGCTTTTACAAAACGCATAAAGTAGTTATCGGCGATATAAATGATGATACGCTGGTATTCAGCAGCAGCACCACAACCTCTGACATCCCCGGCAGGCATTATGTACAGGATAAGACATTGTATGATGAGAGCCTTTTTACAGGTTTTGCACAGCAGTATGGCGACGTGAAGGATTATGCGATACTGGCTCTGCTGCCCTCTTACCTGCAGCGCGGAGGGGCATCGCTGGTATATATGGCAGAAAGATTGATGCAGGCAAGCGGGCACAGACTTAATGGGTTCTATTTGGACGAATATGAAAAACTGGCTGCTGTGCTGGCAGAACTGGAAGCTGGCGGGCAACCCACTTTGTTATTGGGTGTCACGTTCGCATTGCTCGATTTTGCGGAGGCACATCCTATGCAACTGAAACATACCATAGTAATGGAAACAGGCGGTATGAAAGGCAGGCGCAGGGAGATGACCCGTGGTGAGGTACATGATGTATTGAAAGAAAAATTGGGCGTAAAACAGGTACACTCTGAATATGGCATGACTGAACTTTTATCGCAGGCATATGCTACGCACGATGGACTATTTCGTCCGTCTGCTACTATGCGTGTATTGGTGCGCGATATGAACGATCCGCTGGATGTAAGTACATCGGGCAGCGGGTGTATCAACGTTATAGACCTGGCCAATGTGCACTCCTGCGCCTTTATTGCTACAGATGATATGGGGCGAATATATGCGGATGGGAGCTTTGAAGTATTGGGCCGTGCCGACCATTCTGCACTGCGTGGTTGCAACCTG
- the nusB gene encoding transcription antitermination factor NusB: MIGRRNIRVKVMQALYTLATTGVTTPEEQKKKGAELLDEKLARFLDLFVISVLYTMRVAQYAEKDAGKRASKYLPTSDDLNVNTKISGNDFLWKILNNETFTEKIKDKDINRYLDEDLVKKIYKRFVETDEYESYTSVRERDPKIEVAIIKYIWDEQIYGDESVMEYFTDELPGWEDDMDMVKILMDNFFKSSSRINFLKLISAEKNEYAHNLLVTTIEKEEYCVELIQPKLVNWDSERVALIDMLLLRMGVCELLYFPTIPTKVTINEYIEIAKLYSTPQSGQFVNGVLDNILKDLAKENKIHKEQRNAK, encoded by the coding sequence ATGATCGGTCGTAGAAATATCAGGGTCAAAGTTATGCAGGCACTTTATACACTTGCTACTACAGGTGTAACCACCCCTGAAGAACAAAAGAAAAAAGGTGCTGAATTACTGGACGAAAAGCTGGCCCGTTTTTTAGATCTCTTCGTAATATCCGTTCTGTATACAATGCGTGTAGCCCAGTATGCCGAAAAAGACGCCGGCAAAAGGGCATCAAAATATCTTCCAACCTCAGACGACCTGAATGTCAATACCAAGATCTCTGGCAATGATTTTCTTTGGAAGATACTGAACAATGAGACCTTTACAGAGAAAATAAAGGATAAGGATATAAACAGGTACCTGGATGAGGACCTGGTAAAAAAGATATACAAGCGATTTGTTGAAACCGATGAGTATGAAAGCTATACTTCGGTAAGGGAAAGAGACCCCAAAATTGAGGTGGCTATCATCAAATACATATGGGATGAGCAGATATACGGTGATGAGTCTGTGATGGAATATTTTACAGATGAACTGCCCGGCTGGGAAGATGATATGGATATGGTGAAGATATTGATGGATAACTTCTTCAAAAGCAGCTCACGCATCAACTTCCTTAAACTTATCTCTGCCGAGAAGAATGAATATGCACACAACCTGCTGGTTACAACTATAGAGAAAGAAGAGTACTGTGTGGAGCTGATACAGCCTAAACTGGTGAACTGGGATTCTGAGCGTGTAGCGCTGATAGATATGCTGTTGCTGCGCATGGGCGTTTGTGAGCTCCTGTATTTCCCAACCATACCTACCAAGGTTACTATCAATGAATATATCGAGATAGCCAAGTTGTACAGTACACCACAAAGCGGGCAGTTTGTGAACGGGGTGCTTGATAATATTCTGAAAGACCTGGCTAAGGAAAATAAAATTCATAAAGAACAGAGAAACGCTAAATAA
- the yajC gene encoding preprotein translocase subunit YajC, with translation MLAQIYSVLLQAPAGGGSIQLIFLVGMIAVMYFFMIRPQAKRQKEQKQFATTIDVGERVVTSAGIHGTIKRTNDDDTLLLEVHHGSFITIERSAVSMEMTNAFRKKAGIATASADTKK, from the coding sequence ATGTTAGCACAGATCTATTCAGTATTATTACAAGCGCCGGCCGGCGGAGGCAGTATCCAGCTTATCTTTTTGGTAGGTATGATCGCCGTGATGTATTTCTTTATGATACGTCCGCAGGCAAAACGCCAGAAAGAGCAAAAACAATTTGCCACCACTATAGATGTTGGTGAGCGTGTAGTTACTTCAGCGGGGATCCATGGTACTATCAAGCGTACCAATGATGATGATACCCTTTTGCTGGAAGTACACCACGGTTCTTTTATTACTATTGAGCGCTCAGCTGTATCAATGGAAATGACCAATGCATTCCGCAAAAAAGCAGGAATTGCAACAGCATCTGCCGATACAAAAAAATAA
- a CDS encoding M1 family metallopeptidase has protein sequence MRSLFPLLMVPVLIAASCSSSRKTARSVMLPDITISSAGSEYRASETMDWDITHTDVALRFNFAEKTATGHAELDMHPYFYSSDKIILDAKSMQIKDVLVNGMKQKLNYNNDSLTIYLDRKYHNKEQVKVSIDYIAQPYAAPTGGSKAIRDDRGLYFINTDRSVPNKPVQIWTQGETQANSHWVPTFDRPNERFTTRIHLTVPDSMTTLSNGQSGEAVFHEDGTRTDVWSMDKEIQPYVMMFAIGKFEIVADKQWNGKDVNYYVEPQFAPYALEMFKNTPEMIGFFSGVTGVPYPWNKYSQVVVRDYVSGAMENTSATLFGEFINQDKREMIDKDYEDVVSHELFHQWFGDYVTAESWSNLTLNESFATYGEQLWRRYKYGEASQQKLGYDDFMSYLNQADKNDAPLARFHYNEREDMFDRISYQKGASILHYLHGLAGDSAFYRAMDIYLHSNALQPAEVHNWRMAVEKATGKDWNWFFDQWYFRGGHPVIDVNYVFDDKARNVKITLVQKQDQMYRLPFKINVVNGKQVFSDMIDMDVRTMTVSYPYHDSTRPAVYIDADHLLVGKINDDKATDHWVRCYYNARPEDYRAKIASLKACSNSLGTASVQDMYKKAVMDNLEYVRVFVMNVLQQQKTDKVQNMFRSDVQMLAVQDMSCHVRAAAFDVLAKWKVSAAEDDIYVGLADISYKVEAAALGALAVVDKDTVYSVAKKMLAQYPKAALLNKVWDIIGEKGNTEDTVLINEWHYRFAGNNKISYSGSLAKYMKNTPSDDAFAKVLAEVENYITTENIGVYRASIASYIFDVAYFFKDEVAATNTKNSATKANRRLNMLHKTLLHLQETETDEDNIFVYKKYIADVWGE, from the coding sequence ATGAGATCTTTATTCCCTCTTTTAATGGTGCCCGTTCTTATTGCAGCATCTTGCAGCAGCAGTCGGAAAACAGCAAGGTCGGTAATGCTACCGGATATCACAATAAGTTCAGCAGGCAGCGAATACAGGGCGTCAGAAACCATGGACTGGGATATTACTCATACAGATGTGGCCTTACGTTTCAACTTTGCAGAAAAAACAGCTACCGGCCATGCAGAGCTGGATATGCACCCCTACTTCTACAGCAGCGACAAAATAATACTGGATGCTAAAAGCATGCAGATAAAAGATGTCCTGGTGAATGGCATGAAACAAAAACTGAATTACAACAACGACAGCCTGACCATTTACCTTGACAGGAAATACCACAACAAAGAGCAAGTAAAAGTATCCATAGACTATATAGCCCAACCTTATGCTGCACCTACAGGAGGCAGTAAGGCCATCAGGGACGACAGGGGATTGTATTTTATCAATACCGACAGGAGTGTACCCAACAAACCTGTGCAGATATGGACACAGGGAGAAACACAGGCCAACTCGCACTGGGTACCCACCTTCGACAGGCCCAATGAGCGTTTTACCACACGCATACACCTTACGGTGCCCGACAGCATGACCACGCTGAGCAACGGGCAGTCCGGAGAGGCAGTGTTTCATGAGGATGGTACACGTACTGATGTGTGGAGCATGGATAAGGAGATACAGCCTTATGTAATGATGTTTGCCATAGGTAAGTTTGAGATAGTGGCAGACAAACAGTGGAATGGCAAGGATGTGAACTACTACGTAGAACCACAATTTGCACCTTACGCCCTGGAAATGTTCAAAAACACACCCGAAATGATCGGCTTCTTTTCAGGTGTTACCGGTGTGCCTTATCCTTGGAATAAATATTCGCAGGTAGTAGTCAGGGATTATGTTTCCGGGGCGATGGAGAACACCAGTGCTACCCTGTTCGGTGAGTTCATCAACCAGGACAAGCGCGAAATGATAGACAAGGATTATGAAGACGTGGTATCCCATGAGTTGTTCCACCAGTGGTTTGGCGATTATGTAACGGCTGAGTCTTGGTCGAACCTGACATTGAATGAATCATTCGCTACTTATGGCGAACAACTGTGGCGCAGGTACAAATACGGCGAAGCATCGCAGCAAAAACTCGGCTATGATGATTTTATGTCCTACCTGAACCAGGCAGACAAGAACGATGCACCACTCGCCCGTTTCCACTACAACGAGCGTGAGGATATGTTCGACAGGATATCCTACCAGAAAGGTGCCAGTATACTGCACTACCTGCATGGGCTGGCAGGCGACAGCGCTTTTTACAGGGCCATGGACATATACCTGCATAGTAATGCACTGCAACCTGCCGAAGTACATAACTGGCGCATGGCTGTAGAGAAAGCAACAGGTAAAGACTGGAACTGGTTCTTCGACCAGTGGTATTTCAGGGGCGGACACCCGGTAATAGATGTGAATTATGTATTTGACGACAAAGCACGAAATGTCAAAATAACACTGGTGCAAAAACAGGACCAGATGTACCGCCTGCCCTTCAAAATTAATGTGGTGAATGGCAAGCAGGTATTCAGTGATATGATAGACATGGATGTACGGACGATGACCGTAAGCTACCCGTATCATGACAGCACAAGACCTGCTGTTTACATCGACGCTGACCACCTGCTGGTTGGCAAAATAAACGACGACAAAGCAACCGACCATTGGGTAAGATGTTACTACAATGCTCGGCCCGAAGACTACCGTGCAAAAATAGCCTCGCTGAAAGCCTGCAGCAACAGCTTAGGCACTGCAAGTGTGCAGGATATGTATAAAAAGGCCGTAATGGACAACCTGGAATATGTAAGGGTTTTTGTGATGAATGTGTTGCAACAGCAGAAGACGGACAAAGTGCAGAATATGTTCAGGTCAGACGTTCAGATGCTGGCCGTACAGGATATGTCCTGCCACGTGCGGGCAGCTGCTTTCGATGTGCTGGCCAAATGGAAAGTATCTGCTGCAGAAGATGATATATACGTGGGGCTTGCTGATATATCATATAAAGTAGAAGCCGCCGCATTAGGCGCACTGGCAGTAGTAGATAAAGACACCGTGTACTCTGTTGCTAAAAAGATGCTGGCACAGTACCCGAAAGCAGCGCTGCTGAATAAAGTATGGGATATTATAGGTGAAAAAGGGAATACCGAAGATACCGTTCTGATAAATGAATGGCACTACCGTTTTGCAGGCAATAACAAAATAAGCTATTCAGGCAGCCTGGCTAAATATATGAAGAACACACCTTCGGATGATGCGTTTGCCAAAGTTCTGGCCGAAGTGGAAAACTATATTACCACGGAAAACATAGGTGTTTACCGGGCATCAATAGCATCTTATATTTTCGACGTTGCCTATTTCTTTAAAGATGAGGTGGCAGCCACCAACACAAAAAACTCAGCTACCAAAGCAAACAGGAGATTGAATATGCTGCACAAAACCTTATTGCACCTGCAGGAAACGGAAACTGACGAGGATAATATATTTGTTTACAAGAAGTACATTGCCGATGTGTGGGGCGAGTAA